A region of Microbacterium suwonense DNA encodes the following proteins:
- a CDS encoding VanZ family protein, protein MPTARISPFTIAARVALVPYVIVLGLIVWLPASAASKVTGIVFRFARFVSAHTDIPLGLSYTVFEFLANIALFVPLGLLLVAAWPRANAWVVLLLGYSSSATIELVQTLLPSRFPTLSDVIANTIGTAIGCLIARMFVRRHPPRPAPAEPPLATWDELVSIRRS, encoded by the coding sequence ATGCCCACCGCGCGCATCTCTCCGTTCACGATCGCCGCCCGGGTCGCGCTCGTGCCGTACGTGATCGTGCTGGGGCTGATCGTCTGGCTTCCTGCGAGCGCGGCCTCGAAGGTCACCGGCATCGTCTTCAGGTTCGCTCGCTTCGTCAGCGCGCACACCGACATCCCGCTGGGCTTGAGCTACACGGTGTTCGAGTTCCTCGCGAACATCGCCCTGTTCGTGCCGCTCGGTCTGCTGCTGGTCGCGGCCTGGCCGCGCGCGAACGCGTGGGTGGTGCTGCTGCTCGGATACTCGTCGAGCGCGACGATAGAGCTGGTGCAGACGTTGCTGCCGAGCCGCTTCCCGACGCTGTCCGACGTGATCGCCAATACGATCGGCACGGCGATCGGATGCCTGATCGCGCGCATGTTCGTGCGCCGGCATCCTCCGCGCCCCGCACCCGCGGAACCGCCGTTGGCCACGTGGGATGAGCTGGTTTCGATTCGTCGTTCATGA